A genomic window from Triticum urartu cultivar G1812 chromosome 7, Tu2.1, whole genome shotgun sequence includes:
- the LOC125524605 gene encoding cysteine-rich and transmembrane domain-containing protein B-like, with protein sequence MSYQQGATATAYPPPGQQQQQAYVAPPPPAGYPQKDQQYPAAAGADTTTSRGGHGHHHGGGFWRGCCAALCCCCLLDACF encoded by the exons ATGAGCTACCAGCAGGGCGCCACCGCCACGGCCTACCCTCCGCCGggccagcagcagcagcaggcctacgtagccccgccgccgccggccggcTACCCGCAGAAGGACCAGCAGTATCCTGCCGCCGCCGGCGCCGACACCACCACGAGCCGCGGCGGCCATGGACACCACCACGGCGGCGGCTTCTGGAGAGGCTG CTGCGCCGCTCTGTGCTGCTGCTGCCTCCTCGACGCCTGCTTCTGA